A segment of the Melospiza melodia melodia isolate bMelMel2 unplaced genomic scaffold, bMelMel2.pri scaffold_32, whole genome shotgun sequence genome:
ccacctggggctggccagagcagggctgggcaatggccatccctgtgcagtggggctgggccatggctgggccccacccttgcattgacaggggtccccaggatgtgccaccccccGGACTGGTTTCATCCAGGTCACCCCCAGAACAAGATGCTCCCTGGACAAGACCCCCCTGGATGTGtccccccaggacagaaccccctccttttccatctgactctcagcacaaatggcctcttcctgcttgtccaggaaaaggaaagtgttgagGGAGCACAAGCAGACATCCCCCaaagcctccccacccttccctgcacccctcacaccccatttccccccccccccggggtccccccagcctgttccctactcaggtgctccccaggattgctgagccaggaactggggcTGAGGGGACCAGGCACAAAAGTGAAGAAAACAATGGaaatagagaaataaagagaggtaaAAGTCAAgagcaggggagggcacagagttAGAGCTATCCAGAACCCCCATGTGATGCTTGCCCAGAAAACAAGCAGCGTgggtgggcagtgctgggccctgggtcaccccaaaatctaaggcgccccagggaaggagctgttacCCCCGTGCCCCCCCACCCCCAGCCACTGCCTGTCCCTGGCACCCCCTTTCCCCTGGGATCCCAAACATGGGCATCCCATTTCTTTCAGTCGCCCCTTCCCTGGAGTCCCCATCTCCGGACtgcaattccccaggatctccaacaCCAAGGAATGCCCTCCTGGTTAATTCCAGCCCTTGGGAcctcccttcccttggggacattcattcccccaggacccccattctCACAGAGCCCCCATTCTCACAGAGCCCTCCTTTCCCCTGACACCCTCATCCCTTGGCCACCACCTCTTGATCACTGGAGGCGAAGTTGTTCTTGGACCCTCATTCCTGAGTCTGAGTCCACCCAATACTTGGGGCCCCAATTTCCATGGGATcccatcctggtaattccagaTCTGAGGACAccccttcccttggggacattgattcccccaggacccccattctCACAGGGCCCCCTTTTACCCTGGCACCCACATCCTTGGCCACCATCCCATGATCAGAAATCCCTGGAGGCCACGTTGTTCATGGACCCTCATTCCTGAGTCTGAGTCTACCTAACCcttgggatccccattcccctgggaccccatccctgggcaccccattcccatggacgcccatccctggctccctacacAGCCTCAGCCTCAAAATTCTGGCAACACCATATCGCACCATCACCCCCATCTCTCAGAAGTTCCCCAACCTGccaccatcctgtccccaccctgcccccatcctgtccccaccctgcccccaccaagggccacctacacatggggacaagacgtgacctcgcttccttccccttcatccgaagagctgccagccaggggagcggtggccacagcagcgagtgacagccagtgcacaaggctgggacaccgggatggccgggaaggtggcgctgctcctgtggggtgagtgcctttGGCAGGGGCCAGACACCAcggggatgggccctggtgaggcagagaccaGTGGAGGGGagcgggggcacaggggggctgcagggttccctgaggtccccaatgccaggagAGTCAAGGCATGAGGTGACCAGGGTCGTGGGGAGGCTTTAGGGACAGGAGAGGGGGTTAAGGAACATGGGGGCAATAACAGGGGGATGGAATTTAGGGAGGCATCGTGGGACTGGTGAAGATGTGGGGACATGAACAGGGTGCCTGGGGGACCAGGACAGGAATTAGGGGAAAAGCACTGTGCAGATGGGCCCTGGGTACAGAGACCATGggactggtgggggtgacctgtgccGGCACGGGATGGTCCTGGCATAGCCATTCCCATGGTGTCCatcatttccctttgtcctgccTCAGCCTAAGGTGGCCCTGGAGCCCCAGTTCCTGAGAGGTCTGTTCCACTCTGGTGTCCCCACAGGAGAAATCTGGGGGTGATGCCAAAACCCAAGCTCTGGTGCTGCTGTAACTAAAGAGCcagccccactgagccctgtcctttctcccttccagcccagaccttcggctttgctggtgagtcctcagaggATGTCATGGCccaaccctgctgtccccagccccacgctggccctggcaggctggtgtcccctgtcacccacaggcactCAGACCACCTGGATCATCGTGCAGCCCCCCTGGATGCCAGCAgttctgtgggaccgggtgacactgacctgccagggctcggggacctccAGTGCCACCACATGGTACAAGAAtgggcagcgctggggacagcagggacatgaccgcctcactgtcactgagaatgGCACCTATGAGTGTAACAGAaccggcactgggctcagcctccCCGTGAGAGTCTCTGATGGTAAGAGGGGTTtgagtgtccccagcctggcacttgcggggaccccaagggctctgggtgggctgcgctccatgggtcacctcctttgtgaccagagcccatcccctGCATATGGGAACAACCCAAAGCATGCCAGTGTGGAGGGGCCCCTGTATTGGAATTGGGGACCTCCAGTGTGCTGTCTGTGACCCAATGGGTGGTTCCTATTGGGTGGTGCCTTCAGGACCCTCCAAGGCCTCCTGATGCTACAGGACCCACTTGttccccagactggctggtgctgcaggtgccggcacggccactgctggagggggacacggtaaCACTGCGCTGCCGGGACCGGCGGAACAACCTGGGCACCTGGGTGTCCTTCTACCATGAGGAGAAGCTGTTGGTGGAGCTCCGAAATGGGACAGAGCTGACCCtgttccctctccagctgcaccacagtgggcgCTACCGCTGCAGGGGCTGGCTGAAAGACAGGGAGTGGGTGATGTCTGcgccggtgacagtgacagtgcatggtgagaacCCCACAGCTTCCACCCcaacacccccacagcccctccccaaggacttggggtcactgtccccactgcctccaatctcctgccctgagctcctcccagtgcaggtgctggagggtccccctgagccATCCTTCAcctccccctgactctcagcttcctcagcagccccagccccctgcggccccgagcccccctcctgcatgtGTTCCACAGGGACAGGCAAGTGGTGGGGGGCCCTCAagagtccctgcagctgctggtccccaccgtgggggtctcccactcagggaattacagctgccaggtgcgctctgaAAGGGGACCGTGCGTaagagcagcacccggctccgcATCAGTttgcagtgagtgcggggatgggcacagggcccCCCACATGCTCCTAGGGACCCCTGCCTGGGATACTCCATGACCCCCAGAGACCTTTCTTGGGTCCTTCCACCACTCCCCTTGTCTCCACAAATCCATCGCTTAGCCCTGTCCCCACTATCCCCCATCACTCTCATCCCCTCCCGTCCCTATCCCCTCACacctgctgccagcccctccctgtgccctcagccctgtctgtgtccctgcagtgcccgtggccaatgccaccatcatcccaggtcccctggcacaccaggtgcatgcaggtgacaatgtgaccctgcgctgctcggtgcaggtgggctcagcccctttcaccttcacctggctgcacaatgggcaggaggttgcTCAGGGGCCCCTCCTGGAACTCAGGGACATCGATGCGgaacattcaggcacctaccagtgcatggccaccaaccagctgggacaggacgggcaccgtgtgttccaagcactgagccctgagctggccctggaggtgacaccatggggacacagggacacaggtggggtcacacggggtcaccagggagtgcaggacccctggggtgatgggcgATCCTGATGTGtctccctctgtttcttgcagtggcagcaggggtcggtggggcccttttgttcctgctcctgcttgtgggtgtcattgtggcctggcaccggtggcaccgtgtgggtgggtgacaatgagggAACGGGGGGCCTCAGAGTTGGGGAAcaatagggcagcacccacagccccagaattgtgaccttgCCCAGGTGTcctgtagggtttggggaggtgctggagtgtccTGCAGGGACGCTGGGGTTTCTTTAAGGGGCCCTGGGGGCTTTTGGAGGGTCTCTGTTCCTGTtgggctttgggttcttgaggctaAATCGGCCTGGGGAACTTGACAGGTTCATGAATTCTGAGGGGCTTCTGGCATGCTTGGGGATCCTGAGAGAAAATGAGGGTCTCAGGGGTTACAGGgttcctgagaggggtcagggccctgggaccccacagtcacccctctcctctttttttttgcagctgccaggaagcaacAAGAGAGGTGAGTGGGGCTCTCCAGCCATGCGTCTCCTATTACCCCAACCCACAATTCTCTAGCCCCTTCCACACATTGTCTTTATCCCCACAGGCCTCCCCCAGATCCAACGGCaccccccaaggggggcaaggttCCATACACCCACGGTGTGAGCAGCAAACAGGCACGGTGTGAGTACAGTGATGGGGGGGACAGTAACACGTTGCCCACTTGTGTTAACCCCCAGCTTGGTCCCTACAACTGATGTCTTTTGCAGGGTCCCCCGATGtcactgtcccccaggatccccaggaGACCTAcgtggagctgtggggatcccacGGGCGACCatgggaacccggtgacatctacgggaatgtgctgtgacactggggggaactggggggcactggggatccccacccatgggcacacacTCGTGTGTGtgttgccactaaaaactgcccctctccctccctatggaggcacaaagatcccaaagggctgagagaagaacaatttcctgaaacagcaaccagagagaataaaaccaaaagcaacAGTACAGCAACAGTTCCTTCCAAGGGTAGGAAGGAGGAATCCTGGAAAGGTGGAGGAAACCTGCTGGGGAGAGTTTCCAGGGTTTGTTTGTTGAGGACagggccctggaccttccttgttcgattggccaaagtggccttcaagAGTCTCTGGAttctggtgtcccctgtcccaaacccctcctctgcaatgttccccacacgaggatgaCACAAAGGCCCTGTGGACGTTCCAGAGCTTCCCCTTTGCCAGGGCAgtcgggatcaggccatggcacagggtggggtgtcagaagaaaagtttgatgtctggagatgTTTTGAAACAGCTGCATGTGGCAGgcgtgggtcaggccttgcttttggagaGACAGgaccccgtctgtccatcagtctgtcagccattgtacactggggacagtgtgacgctctGCCGAAGCCAGCTTCTGAGTGGCTGGGTGACCAGaaatgccagctggggagagggccttTGGTGACCCAACTGGCATAAaaagcagagcatgaggtggccaagACCCTGAGCATGTGTCCTCTGGGAGTGTCTGTCCTATCCACGCTGAAGCCCAGGAGTTGTTAAGCATCTTGGTATATGggaaaatatctgccaaggaaagtggaaACCTTGCTGGAATAAGAAGACCAGTCtctaaaagcatttttatttcaaaaatgatGGGGCATGCatgcaaaagtgtaggaaaagaaaTAAGAATTCTTTATGaggaaattaataaaaaagaATAGAACAAATAATACAAAACCAGAACATTTCCTTCTCAGTGCTTTGTTCCTATTTTGTGCAGTTACAACTGCGGCCAGCAGGCGGCGctccggtccagctccatcccctcaggggccatggcggcctcggacgggagggaggaggggaaatcgctccttttgcaaactcacgggcaccaatcggtcccggcaccaccaccggcagcgggcagaagccaccaaggcagcaggttggatcacaGTGTCCactggcagtgtagcagtgtcccagggcctggcACACACCCTGCACAACACCCATGAGCACTCTCCATgatcccaaatggaaggaaggcagaacctgaccccaggcaggtctcaggtccacCACAGCACCTCTGCTGGCTTTATGCCAggattcctgcaaaccctcagcctttcactcccttttcctctttcagcctgggtacagcagctctgggaatacTGAATTCCTCTGGGATGTTGACGAGCTCAGGGGACTGCAGAGCAtgtttggagttcctgctcttcctggccactgctggtcccaacacagaagccacaggggacgaggaggaggaagaagagagcagaggcacagcccgaagggctctgcagcagtatctggagcacagggacagcccgggatgggagcagtgccttgggatggcaaaatggggcaaaattggagctgattgggccaatgcccctgttctgctctgggtgctgcagacccTTAAGGAGGCATTGTAATTAAGACTGGGGTCCCAAAGTTCAGCTATGCTCCTAAAGCATCCCTGTTCACaaacacagggctctgctgcctctcctggggattttggactacacaaggcagcactggataCAATTTGGGGATcagatgctgccagctctgcccacaaggagtTTTTAGGCTGCCGGGAAGGTTTTTGCTCCTGCTGGAGATGATTCAGTGCCTGTGCCATGTGGCCACTGCATCCCACTGGTCGGCCAggaaggctgagctggagcagtggCTGAGGTGGGAGCGGCTGGATAAGGTGGCCCACAGGAACAGCACCTGGCCATGCAGGTGGAGCTGGAGCCCCGGGAATTCCGCAGGGTGCTCTGGTGAGGCCCACAGGCGCTCATGTTGGGGCACcacttgccattcctgctccccccAGATTTTGGGACAGAACAGTGACATCCATTggctcccaaacccctcagggctcGGGCACAGCCTCACAGGAGGTCCTGGGGTGATTCAGGTGCTCCTGGGCTCATTCCTGACAAAGAGCAGCGCTCCGGGAGCGGTCGGCACATCCCGAaggagcagcccggggctgctggagcccgagTGCTGTGGGCAAGGACGGCATGAGGGACCCGGGCCCCGCTCAGCTGGCGCGGCCCCAAGAACGTCTCATCCTTCAGGGGCTCGGCAGCCTCTGCTggtgccggccccggggctgtcggggggtgcggccggaggggccggggggcagcgggtgggaggggccgggatggagAGACCGGGACCCCACTGGGGAGCCCTGAGCGTGGAGAGAGCGAAACGGCGGAGGGGAGACCCCGGGACAGGGGAGAGCAGAGACCCTGCGGTGGGGTCTGCGGAAAGGAGGGACCGCAATGGTGGTCCCGGAGCACCGggaaggggcccagctgccatcgTGCTGCGAGTGCCGGGACGGTCACGGGGTGTCCAAACTGACTGTGACAGTGTGCCCGAAGCCACTGTCGCGATGTGTCAGGACCAAGCGTTGCCAGGGTAAGGCCCTCACAGCTCTGGGAAgtgaagcagggcaggggcagggaagagccctgtctattcccagtgccctgtgcGGGTGAtgagggcagggaaggagcagttTTGGGGACATCTGGAATTGAGACAggttccctgcccacagcccccgCACAGCCGCGGAGTAGAGCCCCTGCTTGacatttccatccttttctctcttgtCTCACAACCGAACCAGAACCCAAAAATACTTTTCAGGATGTTCTAAAGGGCTGCAGAtttgagacaggaaggaggagcagggtcCGGGTCTGcgtgttgagcagattgttgttgtctttgcaggattttttggTCTCTCTCAGTCCCTTCCCTAGAaagacaaaatgatcaattgctgcatttctggacttgttcccccacagctgcttttttagggggagtttccagccagccctgctctgaaaaccatcaaaggccgcCTCAGAGCCACTGCTTTGGCTCCCTTTggattttgtgcttcttgcagggctgagtaaaccacaggcaggccttttccccccacagaattctAATCTTTGAAGCATGTGATAAACACATTCTGTCTCCtgtaaaaattttaaagtttaataaaggacaataggagacaaggaccataGAGCAAACGTTGTTATGGGTGGGTGCATCctggcactcagccaagagcacactgtTCTCTTCTGGTTTACCTCTTAGATACCTTTTGCCTTAGttaagcctgttgcatattcatataccctTATGCATAGAAAACTTTTTCCCCAAACTAATTTATATTCCATGAATTGTTTAACATGGCTCATCCTtggatctgcctttttagagaattattccttggttgtgcttttagtcctttcttgtcatcATCTTCATTTCTGGGCTTTGGTCCACACTGTCTTCAGCTGATAGCTGGCATATCTGTAGCAGATGTCCTCATCCTGTCTTCATCAGATGTATCCCATCCAACAGGCATTTAAAGACAAGCATACTTATTTCAGCTATTTCACAAAGCTtaatgaacaacagaaataaaaactatatctttgtaacaaagttactttaacattacatatataaattccattttaaaatttgtaaaattccagtaatataatatgtatttacaatacttgggcaaagggacaaagtgataaattgctgcatttctggactgattCCCTCTCAACTGCCTCTTCAGGGGAGTTTCcagtcagccctgctctgaaaaccatcaaaggcatatgcagagccactgcttgggctccctttgaggtttgtgcttcttgcaagcaaaccacaggcaggcatTTTtctacccacagaattctcaccttggcagcagctctagagctgccagaatcaaagccaagggggcagggagaccctcaggtgctggctgccacctggggctggtcagagcagggctgcgcaatggccatccctgtgcagtggggccgggccatggctgggccccacccttggatggccactggcttcaaggggcaggagtttgggagctccttcctggccagggctccatttcccagctgctctcgctggctcagatcctgcaggggatgagcaagaatggagaagtctggaaacaccaggagctgccatgccccaggacaggacccccttgtccagcatgtgtccccccgaGAAAGGATCCctccaggacaggagccccctggatgtgccccctccCAGGGCAGACCCCTCCCCCcccatgtgacactcagcacaaatggcctctgccttctgctgcaggagagagaaagtgaaaatgttggggGGGCACTGTCAGACACCCCAataccccacagcctccccagccctccctgcagacccctcatcCCTGCTTCCCCCATCCTGGGTTTCCCCCAGCCGGTTCCCTGCTCAAGGCATCCACGGGTCCATCAAGGCACGAACTGGGagcttgtgaaattgaggggtaaaatgatggaaatggaaataaagaggcgAAAGGTCTCTGATCGCAGACCCAGACCTTCTTGGAATCTACCTGCAGTGATGCTCCTATGCTCCTAAACCGTAAGTACCCTGAGGAGACTTTGCTGGACCCTGGATcacccaaaaatctgaggcacccagggaagaagCTTTGACCCAGAGGCTCACCAAGCCACTGCCCATGCCTGGCACCCCATTCCCCTTGAAATCAAATATTCAGAAcaccattccttatgtcccacctTGCCTGAGACCCCCATGCCCGTAATGCCATTCCcctggatctccatggcccagcatcccattcccaaggaaccctctcctattCATTCCATCTCCTGAAATCTCCCTTCACTCAGGACCTTGATTCTCTCAGGACCCCCAATCCCAaagggacccccattcccccagcatccccatcctctgaccccaaatcctggagcTCATGCTCCCCTGGGATTCCCATCTCTGAGgcaccccagccctgggcacccccattcccatggccccCCCATCCCTGGTGACTCCCCCTACGTAGGATCCCCATTTTcagggtccccatccctgggacccccatttgTTCAGACACCCATCCCAGGGTCCCCAAACCCCTTGAGTCCCCCACTCGTGAGAACCTCtcgtcccactgtgtcccacccagccttgtccccatcctgttcccACCCTTtgcacagcctgtccccacagccacatccccatgaccctgtgcttgtggccaccctgcccccaccaggggCAACCAACACGTGAGGACAAGACCTGACCTCGTTTCCTTCGCCTTTATCCAAAAAGCCACCAGTGAGGgggcagccacccccagcagtgagtgacagccagtccacatggctggggacaccaggatggctgggaaggtggcgctgctcctgtggggtgagtgccctgggcacgggcctgacaccccagggatggggatggagaggggagggTGCACAGGGGGGCTGAGGGGTCCCCTGAGATCCCCAAGGCCAGCAGAGTCAGTGCATGAGATGACCGAAGCCATAGGGTGACTTTGGGGACAGGAATATGTGGACAAAAATGTTGAGGCAAAGATTTTGGGAGGCatcatggggctggtgggggtgacctgtgccagcatggggtgCCTGTGGTATCCCCAGTTCAGTGGTGTCCGCAGTGTGATTGGTGTTGTGCCTGAGAAAAGTTGGCTGCAGTGTCTCTATCCACAAGGGGTCCATGTCACACAaaagcactttggggacagccaccataccccatgcccccgtgcctctgtccctgcagtgccacccccactaAGCCCTGTCCCTtcacccttccagcccagacccttggcctcaccggtgagtcctcaggggatgccatggccccaccccgctgttcccagccccacactggccctggcaggctggtatCCCCTGTCATCCggaggtgcccagaccacccagatcctcatggagccaccctggaggccggcggtgctgtgggacaagGTGACACTGATGTGCAAGGGCTCAGAGACCACCGGTGACACTATCTGGGTCAGGGACGGGTGGAGCTGGTGGCAGAAGAGACTCAAACATTTCAacgtcaccgagagtggcacctacgcCTGTTTCAGAAGGGACACTGGGCTCAGCCCACTTGTGAGAGTCTCAGATGGTGAGGggtgtttgggtgtccccagcctgacacccacagggaccccaagggctctgggtgggctctgctccatgggtcacctcctgtgtgaccagagcctatCCCCTGctctggtgacatcacagagaatcAATGTGCAAGGAGACCTCTCTCTAAAAATGGGTGGCCCCTGGTGCCTTCCGGTGCCATCATCACTCTCCTGATGCCCCTggtgtgacaggacccctctCTCCCCTAGATctggtggtgctgcaggtgccagcacaggtgctgctggagggggatatggtgacactgcgctgccggggctGGCAGAACAAAGAGCTCACGGATGTGTCCTTCTACCATGATGGGAAGAAACTGGACTGGCCCCATgatgggactgagctgtccctgtctcctctgcagctccaccacagcggccgctacagctGCAGGGGTCAGGTGGTGTCACTGTGGAAGGAGTCGGAGCTGGTctcagtgacagtgcacagtgagtgcagggatggggacagggaagcccaacatccTCCAAGGGTTTCCCCACCACTGCCTGAATCCTTTatccctcccttttctcctccctggctcacccaaaatttcccaagtCCCTCTTGGTTACCCCCAGGCCTGCCCAGTTCCCCCTGCAGatccctcctccctctctttGTCCTCCCGATTCCTCCCTGGATTCCCCACCCCTTCCAAGGTCTCTGCtccaccctctgctctcccttccctccctggctcctcccacccctctctaaaccccaaatccttctccGAGTCTCCTCAGcctctcatctggttctccatcacTGCCTGGGTCTCTCCCCCTTCCCTCAGGGTCTCGCCATTGTCCCCAGGTCCCAAATGCCTTCCAGGGTCTCCTTCTGCTCATTGGGATCCTCTCGGCTCCCCTCCCATCCCCCTGTTTCCCCTCCCATGTCTCCCACCCCTCCTGTATCCCCACAGGTGTCCCACTCTCAGGGATGTCACTGTTGGGGCAGCCCCCCGCAgaacaggtggcactcggggaccccctggtgctgagctgcatgGTGGCTgcggggacaggtcccctgtccttctcctggcaccgggagggcacaGCGGAAACGCTGGGCActggcccccacctggagctgaacCACGTTGGGggcaatgacagcggccagtaccggtgccgcgtcagtgatggggacagcgtggctgagagtgaccccctgaatgtcactgtcctgggtGAGCGGGATGCTCGGGCTGGGGGTGACTCCACCCACTGCACCCCCATCACACCTTGCCAGGTGCCAACCCTGTCTCTttccccacagtgcctgtggccaatgccaccatcacccccagtcccctggcataccaggtgcatgcaggtgacaacgtgaccatGCACTGCTCGGtacaggtgggctcagcccctgtaaccttcacctggctgcacaacaggaaggaggtggcccagggtcctgtcctggagattAGGGACATTGATGttggacattcaggcacctaccagtgcatggccaccaaccagctgggacaggacgggcaccgcgtgttccgggcactcagccctgagctggccctggtggtaacacctggctcaccctgggtcacaggtgggatcaCACCTGGTCACCAGGGAGTGTAGGACCCCTGAGGTGATAGGTAACCTCATTTTGTCCccttctgtttcttgcagtgaccACAGGAGTCGGTggagcccttttgttcctgctcctgcttgtgggtgtcattgtagcctggcaccggtggcaccgtgtgggtgcgtgacaatggggggacgggGGTCATGGAGAGACATTGGAAGGCCCCCAGAGAAAGGGGGccatagggcagcacccacagcccctgaccagggaggggctcagcccccagtgaccatggctcagaggcctggggagctgttggagggtcctg
Coding sequences within it:
- the LOC134434081 gene encoding low affinity immunoglobulin gamma Fc region receptor III-like, giving the protein MSWPNPAVPSPTLALAGWCPLSPTGTQTTWIIVQPPWMPAVLWDRVTLTCQGSGTSSATTWYKNGQRWGQQGHDRLTVTENGTYECNRTGTGLSLPVRVSDDWLVLQVPARPLLEGDTVTLRCRDRRNNLGTWVSFYHEEKLLVELRNGTELTLFPLQLHHSGRYRCRGWLKDREWVMSAPVTVTVHVAAGVGGALLFLLLLVGVIVAWHRWHRVAARKQQERPPPDPTAPPKGGKVPYTHGVSSKQARWSPDVTVPQDPQETYVELWGSHGRPWEPGDIYGNVL